DNA from Paraburkholderia sp. ZP32-5:
CTCGCGATCGCCGCGGCCGTGCTGCCATGGCATCTGATGGCCTGGCTCGCGGCGTTCGCGGTGGCCTGCTACGCGGTGCTCGGTTTCGATTCGGTACCGCTCAATCTCGAAAATCCCGCGAACCTGTTCGACTACTTCCGCGCCGGCATGTGGGTCAACTTCATGGTGAGCGTCGGGCTGATCGCGTGGTTCGTCGCGCGCATGTCGCGGGCGCTGCGGCTACGTGACGCAGCGCTCGGCGAAGCCCAGCAGCGCTTGCTTCAGGACGAACGGGCGGTCGCGCTCGGCGTGCAGGCCGCCACCGTCGCTCACGAAATCGGTACGCCTCTGTCTACAATCGCGATGCTGTCCGAAGAGCTGCGCGGCGCGGCGCGCGCCGACGAAGGGCTCGCACCGTATCGCGCCGATCTCGAACTGCTCGAACAGCAGATGACGCTGTGCACGTCGGCGCTCGCGCGTTTGCGCAGCCGCGCATCGACGACGACGAACCGCCAGCCGGTGGCCGACTGGCTCGAATCGTTTGCCGAGCAGTGGCGTCTGCGCCATCCGCATGTGAAGTTCGAGCGGATCGGCACGCCGCCCGCCGATGTCAGTCTCGACGACACGGTCGCCGTCGGCCAGATCCTGACGATCCTGCTCGATAACGCCGCGCGCGCGAGTTCCGATCACGTGACACTGTCCTGCACGCTCGCCGCGCGCGGCGATCAGATCGTGTTCGAGGTGTGCGACAGGGGGCCGGGCATTCCGCACGCGCTGCGCGGTTTGCTCGGCTCGATGCCGGTGGACAGCACGCAGGGCGGCCACGGTGTGGGCCTGTACCTGGCGTTCTCGGCGGCCGCGCGTCTGAAAGGATCGATCGAGTT
Protein-coding regions in this window:
- a CDS encoding ATP-binding protein, with product MHRITNTGRVNLGHLFWLRSLAIIGQLLTIAFVQIFIGVNLPLPAMLLVIALEVMFNALTWWRVSRQRPESNIELFGQIWVDLGALSALLFLSGGTTNPFVSLYLPSLAIAAAVLPWHLMAWLAAFAVACYAVLGFDSVPLNLENPANLFDYFRAGMWVNFMVSVGLIAWFVARMSRALRLRDAALGEAQQRLLQDERAVALGVQAATVAHEIGTPLSTIAMLSEELRGAARADEGLAPYRADLELLEQQMTLCTSALARLRSRASTTTNRQPVADWLESFAEQWRLRHPHVKFERIGTPPADVSLDDTVAVGQILTILLDNAARASSDHVTLSCTLAARGDQIVFEVCDRGPGIPHALRGLLGSMPVDSTQGGHGVGLYLAFSAAARLKGSIELTDVSAARPRGTRAVLKLPLGTRKISGASRQGAAPSNTEKQA